Proteins encoded within one genomic window of Columba livia isolate bColLiv1 breed racing homer chromosome 1, bColLiv1.pat.W.v2, whole genome shotgun sequence:
- the RAI2 gene encoding retinoic acid-induced protein 2 yields MEELYKDASNLPMDVTSSPSAMANNKLENGVAQLITAEAWNINSADLMKKALSPLVTVPAPSILTPPAESQSGVALKVAATVLQPICLGDSPVVLPIHLQVAGSAAPQMPATNAATPYVMTTQGPVPLPVLLEQHVFQHLNSPLVLPPGAACPASPLHTGLFSGATAPVGQPQLLDPKPSGQAQEPVLPPVFQTPGFAAVLQDLFPSQGTLGSAPCQPPPDYAALPPQAFSSPLSPLVPPPTLLVPYPVIVPLPVPVPIPIPVPIPVPHGAETKVAPDPPKPPLFTPHSCKGTQTPLEKEETKPFDLLHPREFPQMSRHTVIKMGGENEALDLSMKGPPVPQASEAAPPPPLPEDGALDLSLASCRKPGGPHGDVAGTSPTATTEAGAHPTPDKLPGPAAPFAPCKPQEASGKAEGRGAGGGAAELLRQPQKWLVEPAGRAGCEPKAGNNIEIVSTSQTAKVIVSVKDAVPTIFCGKIKGLSGVSTKNFSFKRDLPQDSVLQCYDVKSPPEPRDSAEALRKPVKNRSVKLKKMNSPEIHILPIKKQRLAAFFPRK; encoded by the coding sequence ATGGAGGAGCTGTACAAGGATGCCTCAAACCTGCCCATGGACGTCACCAGCTCGCCTTCGGCCATGGCCAACAACAAGCTGGAGAACGGGGTGGCCCAGCTGATCACGGCGGAGGCCTGGAACATCAATTCGGCCGACCTGATGAAGAAGGCCTTGTCCCCGCTGGTGACAGTCCCCGCACCCTCCATCCTGACGCCGCCGGCTGAGTCGCAGAGCGGGGTGGCCCTGAAGGTGGCGGCCACCGTGCTGCAGCCCATCTGCCTGGGGGACAGCCCCGTGGTCCTGCCCATCCACCTGCAGGTCGCGGGCAGCGCCGCCCCGCAGATGCCGGCCACCAACGCCGCCACCCCCTACGTCATGACCACCCAGGGCCCCGTCCCGCTGCCTGTCCTCCTGGAGCAGCACGTCTTCCAGCACCTGAACTCCCCCCTGGTGCTGCCCCCGGGGGCCGCCTGCCCCGCCAGCCCCTTGCACACCGGCCTCTTCTCCGGGGCCACCGcccccgtggggcagccccagctcctggaCCCCAAGCCCTCTGGCCAAGCCCAGGAGCCCGTCCTGCCCCCCGTCTTTCAGACGCCAGGGTTTGCCGCCGTCCTCCAGGACCTGTTTCCCTCGCAGGGCACCCTGGGCTCTGccccctgccagcccccccCCGACTATGCCGCCCTCCCACCCCAGGCCTTCAGCTCACCCCTCTCCCCGCTGGTGCCCCCTCCCACGTTGCTGGTGCCCTACCCTGTCATCGTGCCCCTgcccgtccccgtccccatccccatccctgtccccatccccgtgcCCCATGGCGCCGAGACCAAGGTGGCCCCCGACCCGCCCAAGCCGCCACTTTTCACCCCCCACTCCTGCAAGGGCACCCAGACCCCCCTGGAGAAGGAGGAGACCAAGCCCTTCGACCTCCTCCACCCGCGAGAGTTCCCCCAGATGAGCCGCCACACCGTCATCAAGATGGGCGGCGAGAACGAGGCGCTGGACCTCTCCATGAAAGGGCCACCCGTGCCTCAAGCCAGCGAggccgccccgccgcctccACTGCCGGAGGACGGGGCTCTGGACCTGTCCCTCGCCTCCTGCCGCAAGCCGGGGGGGCCTCATGGGGACGTCGCTGGTACCAGCCCCACCGCCACCACCGAGGCCGGAGCCCACCCCACGCCGGACAAGCTCCCCGGCCCGGCTGCCCCCTTCGCCCCCTGCAAGCCCCAAGAGGCGTCGGGCAAGGCGGAGGGCAGGGGGGCGGGCGGTGGGGCGGCCGAGCTGCTGCGGCAGCCGCAGAAGTGGCTGGTGGAGCCGGCGGGCAGGGCGGGCTGCGAGCCCAAGGCCGGCAACAACATCGAGATCGTCAGCACGTCGCAGACAGCCAAAGTCATCGTCTCCGTCAAGGACGCCGTGCCCACCATCTTCTGCGGCAAGATCAAGGGCCTGTCGGGGGTCTCCACCAAAAACTTTTCCTTCAAAAGGGACCTGCCCCAGGACTCGGTGCTGCAGTGCTACGACGTGAAGAGCCCGCCCGAGCCCCGGGACAGCGCCGAGGCCCTCAGGAAACCCGTCAAAAACAGGAGCGTAAAgctaaagaaaatgaactcGCCGGAGATACATATTCTTCCAATCAAGAAGCAACGGCTAGCTGCCTTTTTTCCAAGAAAGTAA